The following are encoded together in the Pleurocapsa sp. FMAR1 genome:
- a CDS encoding Hsp20/alpha crystallin family protein, protein MTIIRYNPWQEMTTLQSQLESIFNNVASENGRYFPAAELTETKETFELKLELPGMNKSDIDVQAMANKVIVSGDRQVPEQNARSEFRYGKFQRAIALPKTIQNTKVTAQYNNGILHLTLPKTEAEKNRVVKVNLTEAAG, encoded by the coding sequence ATGACTATTATTCGTTATAATCCCTGGCAAGAAATGACAACTTTGCAAAGTCAGTTAGAAAGCATTTTTAACAACGTAGCTTCTGAAAACGGCAGATATTTTCCCGCAGCAGAACTAACTGAAACCAAAGAAACTTTTGAATTAAAATTAGAATTGCCTGGAATGAACAAATCAGATATAGATGTTCAAGCAATGGCAAATAAAGTGATTGTTAGTGGCGATCGCCAAGTACCAGAGCAAAACGCCCGCTCTGAGTTTCGCTATGGCAAGTTCCAAAGAGCGATCGCTTTACCAAAAACTATTCAAAATACTAAAGTTACTGCCCAATACAACAACGGTATTTTGCACTTAACTTTACCTAAAACCGAAGCAGAAAAAAATAGAGTAGTTAAAGTTAATTTAACTGAAGCTGCTGGATAA
- the sufR gene encoding iron-sulfur cluster biosynthesis transcriptional regulator SufR: protein MTTTGLPSTKQNILQYLLKQGQATAQQLAHDLNLSAQAIRRHLNELEADELIAYQSVQQGMGRPQHLYQLSSQGRDRLSPQKYNDFAVSFLDTLAETAGKEQVSLVLEKQWQRKAAEYRDRLGKGTLKQRISKLVQLRKDEGYMAELHQSAPKKKQFILVEHNCAISEVAESYPSICGHELEMFAAVLPDCIVQRTHWINDGEHRCGYSILPK, encoded by the coding sequence ATGACAACCACTGGTTTACCGTCTACTAAACAAAATATTCTGCAATATTTGCTCAAGCAAGGTCAAGCAACCGCACAACAGCTAGCGCATGACCTTAATCTTAGTGCGCAGGCAATTCGTCGCCATTTAAATGAATTGGAGGCAGATGAATTAATTGCTTATCAATCAGTGCAGCAGGGTATGGGCAGACCACAACATTTGTACCAGCTTAGTAGCCAAGGACGCGATCGCCTTAGTCCTCAAAAATATAATGATTTCGCCGTTTCTTTTTTAGATACCCTAGCAGAAACCGCAGGCAAAGAACAGGTCAGCCTAGTTTTAGAAAAGCAGTGGCAACGTAAAGCAGCAGAGTATCGCGATCGCTTAGGCAAAGGAACTTTAAAACAGCGCATTAGCAAATTAGTCCAGCTACGTAAGGATGAAGGCTATATGGCGGAATTACATCAAAGCGCGCCCAAAAAGAAACAGTTTATTTTAGTAGAACACAACTGCGCTATTTCTGAAGTTGCTGAATCTTATCCCAGCATTTGTGGACATGAGTTAGAGATGTTTGCTGCGGTTTTGCCAGACTGTATTGTCCAAAGAACTCACTGGATTAATGACGGTGAACATCGCTGTGGCTATTCAATTCTACCAAAATGA
- the sufB gene encoding Fe-S cluster assembly protein SufB, whose protein sequence is MSANVKTLVNQPYKYGFVTDIETESIPRGLSEDVVRLISNKKNEPEFMLEFRLKAYRQWLKMSEPDWPHVEYPEIDYQNIVYYSAPKKKREKLGSLDDVDPALLETFDKLGIPLSEQKRLGNVAVDAIFDSVSIGTTFKEKLAEDGVIFCSISEALEEHPELVKKYLGSVVPVGDNYFAALNSAVFSDGSFVFIPKGVTCPMELSTYFRINDGDTGQFERTLIVAEEGASVSYLEGCTAPMFDTNQLHAAVVELVVLDNASIKYSTVQNWFAGDENGKGGIYNFVTKRGLCKGVNSKISWTQVETGSAITWKYPSCVLIGDNSIGEFYSIALTNNKQQADTGTKMIHVGKNTRSTIISKGISAGDSKGSYRGLVKIGNKADGARNYSQCDSMLIGDNAEANTFPYIQVNNSTAKLEHEASTAKIGEEQLFYFAQRGISEEDAVTMLVSGFCKDVLNELPMEFAAEADKLLSLKLEGTVG, encoded by the coding sequence ATGAGTGCCAACGTTAAAACTTTAGTTAATCAACCCTACAAGTATGGTTTTGTTACTGATATTGAAACCGAATCAATTCCTCGCGGATTAAGCGAAGATGTTGTTCGTTTAATTTCGAATAAGAAAAACGAGCCAGAATTTATGCTAGAGTTTCGTCTCAAAGCCTATCGTCAATGGCTGAAGATGAGCGAACCAGATTGGCCTCATGTAGAATATCCAGAGATCGACTATCAGAACATTGTTTATTATTCTGCACCCAAGAAAAAACGTGAAAAGCTAGGTAGCTTAGATGATGTCGATCCTGCCTTGTTAGAAACTTTTGACAAGCTAGGTATTCCTCTTTCAGAACAAAAAAGATTAGGTAATGTGGCGGTTGATGCCATTTTTGACAGCGTTTCTATTGGTACTACCTTTAAGGAAAAACTAGCAGAGGATGGCGTAATATTTTGCTCTATCTCTGAAGCTTTAGAAGAACATCCCGAACTCGTAAAGAAATATTTGGGTAGCGTTGTTCCTGTAGGCGATAATTACTTTGCTGCTTTAAATTCTGCCGTGTTTAGTGATGGCTCGTTTGTCTTTATCCCCAAAGGCGTAACCTGTCCGATGGAACTATCAACCTATTTCCGTATTAATGACGGAGATACAGGGCAATTTGAACGTACTTTGATTGTGGCAGAAGAAGGAGCATCTGTAAGCTACCTAGAAGGATGTACTGCGCCGATGTTTGACACCAATCAGCTTCATGCTGCGGTGGTAGAGTTAGTAGTCTTAGATAACGCTAGTATTAAGTATTCAACCGTTCAAAACTGGTTTGCAGGAGATGAAAACGGCAAAGGCGGAATTTATAATTTTGTGACCAAACGTGGTTTATGTAAAGGAGTTAATTCCAAAATTTCCTGGACACAGGTAGAAACTGGTTCAGCAATTACCTGGAAATATCCTAGCTGTGTCTTAATAGGGGACAACTCTATAGGCGAATTTTATTCCATTGCCTTAACTAACAACAAACAGCAAGCAGATACGGGTACAAAAATGATTCACGTGGGCAAGAATACCCGCAGTACGATTATTTCCAAAGGTATCTCCGCTGGTGACTCTAAAGGTAGCTATCGTGGTTTAGTTAAAATTGGCAATAAAGCCGATGGTGCGCGCAACTATTCCCAGTGTGATTCGATGCTAATTGGCGACAACGCTGAGGCTAATACCTTCCCTTATATCCAGGTAAATAACAGCACTGCCAAACTAGAACACGAAGCATCTACTGCCAAAATTGGCGAAGAACAGCTATTTTACTTTGCTCAACGGGGCATCTCCGAAGAAGATGCAGTAACCATGTTGGTCAGTGGTTTTTGCAAAGACGTATTGAATGAATTACCAATGGAATTTGCAGCCGAAGCAGACAAACTATTGAGCCTAAAATTAGAAGGAACAGTCGGTTAA
- a CDS encoding Uma2 family endonuclease, with protein sequence MKTIAMQVPTKTYYSPAEYLELETQAEQRSEYLDGQIIPMAGGKPNHNKIALNLSSTLNFALRGTAYDIFMSDLRLWIPNYRLYTYPDVMVVNTPLVFAENRSDTIVNPIMIAEILSDSTEKYDRGNKFRMYRTIPDFREYLLISQTAMQVEKFTKNDSDQWVLSEYATKESIITFDSFELEISLDELYDRVELS encoded by the coding sequence ATGAAAACTATAGCTATGCAAGTCCCTACTAAAACTTATTACTCTCCCGCAGAATATTTAGAATTAGAAACCCAGGCTGAACAAAGAAGCGAATATTTGGATGGTCAAATAATACCTATGGCTGGAGGCAAACCAAATCACAATAAAATTGCACTAAATCTAAGTAGTACATTGAATTTTGCTTTGAGAGGTACTGCTTATGACATTTTCATGAGCGATTTACGCCTTTGGATACCTAATTACCGTTTGTATACCTATCCTGATGTGATGGTCGTTAATACTCCCCTGGTGTTTGCTGAAAATCGCAGTGATACAATCGTCAATCCAATTATGATTGCTGAAATTTTATCTGACTCCACCGAAAAATATGATAGGGGGAATAAGTTTCGGATGTATCGCACTATTCCTGACTTTAGAGAATATTTGTTAATCAGCCAGACAGCAATGCAGGTAGAGAAGTTTACTAAAAATGACTCCGATCAATGGGTACTTTCTGAATATGCGACTAAGGAAAGTATAATTACCTTTGATTCATTTGAATTAGAAATTAGTCTAGATGAACTTTACGATCGCGTTGAATTAAGTTAG
- the tsaD gene encoding tRNA (adenosine(37)-N6)-threonylcarbamoyltransferase complex transferase subunit TsaD: MATILAIETSCDETAVAIVKNRQVLSSIVSSQIELHRTYGGVVPELASRQHLEIINPCIAQAMSEARLDWQDIDAIASTCTPGLVGALLVGVAAAKTLSMIHNKPFLGVHHLEGHIYASYLAQPELEPPFLCLLVSGGHTSSIHVKDYGEYKLLGSSRDDAAGEAFDKVARLLDLGYPGGPIIDRLAKKGNPKAFKLPEGRISLPEGGYHPYDFSFSGLKTAVLRLVEKLKAEGEVPVADIAASFQHTVAQVLTKRSVQCALDHNLDTITIGGGVAANSGLRKYLTEAAAKHQLKVYFPPLKFCTDNAAMIGCAAAEHFNLGHRSRLNLNVQSRMAISKVMELYEV; the protein is encoded by the coding sequence ATGGCAACAATTTTAGCGATCGAAACAAGTTGTGACGAAACTGCGGTGGCTATCGTCAAGAATCGTCAAGTTTTAAGTAGTATTGTTTCTTCTCAGATCGAATTACACCGAACTTATGGTGGTGTTGTACCTGAATTAGCTTCTCGGCAACACCTTGAGATTATTAACCCCTGTATTGCTCAGGCAATGTCAGAAGCGAGATTAGATTGGCAAGATATAGATGCGATCGCATCTACCTGTACCCCTGGTCTAGTGGGAGCGTTGCTGGTAGGAGTAGCAGCAGCAAAAACCTTGTCAATGATTCACAATAAGCCTTTTTTAGGGGTACATCACTTGGAAGGGCATATTTATGCCTCTTACCTAGCTCAACCAGAATTAGAGCCACCTTTTTTGTGCCTGTTAGTTTCTGGGGGACATACCAGCAGTATTCACGTCAAAGATTATGGAGAATATAAGCTCCTTGGTTCAAGCAGAGATGATGCAGCAGGAGAAGCATTTGATAAGGTAGCGAGGTTATTAGACCTAGGATATCCAGGTGGACCAATAATCGATCGCTTGGCAAAAAAAGGCAACCCGAAAGCATTCAAATTACCAGAAGGCAGAATTTCTTTACCAGAAGGGGGTTATCATCCCTATGACTTTAGCTTTAGCGGATTAAAGACAGCAGTTTTGAGGCTAGTAGAAAAATTAAAAGCCGAAGGGGAAGTTCCTGTAGCAGATATTGCAGCTAGTTTTCAGCATACTGTCGCTCAAGTTTTGACCAAACGCAGCGTACAATGCGCCCTAGATCACAATCTAGATACTATTACCATTGGCGGTGGTGTGGCTGCAAATAGTGGTTTGAGAAAGTATTTAACAGAAGCAGCAGCCAAGCATCAGTTAAAAGTATATTTTCCTCCCTTAAAATTTTGTACAGATAATGCAGCAATGATTGGTTGTGCAGCAGCAGAGCATTTTAATCTGGGACACAGATCTAGATTAAATTTAAATGTTCAGTCACGTATGGCTATTTCCAAGGTAATGGAGCTATACGAAGTGTAA
- a CDS encoding Photosystem I reaction center subunit III yields the protein MRRLFALILVFTLWFGFAPTANADEVANLTPCGENAAYIKKAKNFRNTTADPNSGQIRAERYAEALCGPEGYPHLIVDGRWSHMGDFFIPSVLFLYIAGWIGWAGRSYVIAVREEKNSEMQEIVINVPLAISKMLAAATWPLLAFGEITSGKMFADKSEITVSPR from the coding sequence ATGAGAAGGTTGTTTGCTTTAATATTAGTATTTACGCTTTGGTTTGGTTTTGCACCTACGGCGAATGCTGATGAAGTAGCAAATTTGACTCCCTGTGGAGAAAATGCTGCTTACATAAAAAAAGCTAAAAATTTCCGCAACACTACCGCTGATCCTAATTCTGGTCAAATTAGAGCCGAGCGTTATGCTGAAGCTCTTTGTGGACCCGAAGGCTATCCCCATTTAATCGTAGATGGTCGCTGGTCACACATGGGAGATTTCTTTATCCCTAGTGTTTTATTTTTGTATATCGCTGGTTGGATTGGTTGGGCTGGTCGCTCTTACGTAATCGCTGTTAGAGAAGAAAAGAACTCAGAAATGCAAGAAATTGTAATTAACGTTCCCTTAGCTATCAGCAAAATGTTAGCAGCAGCCACCTGGCCTTTACTGGCATTTGGTGAAATTACCAGTGGCAAAATGTTTGCCGACAAATCGGAAATTACCGTTTCGCCCCGCTAG
- the psaJ gene encoding photosystem I reaction center subunit IX, with amino-acid sequence MGNLQKFLSTAPVLIMALLTVTAGLLIEFNRFFPDLLFHPLS; translated from the coding sequence ATGGGAAACTTACAAAAGTTTCTTTCCACTGCCCCAGTTTTAATTATGGCTTTGCTAACTGTTACAGCAGGGCTTTTAATCGAATTTAATCGTTTTTTTCCAGACTTATTGTTCCATCCCTTAAGCTGA
- a CDS encoding DUF4168 domain-containing protein, which translates to MLNIDFSLSKLNKIYIRIVSSSLLATISLISGVAPEISGSYKNDNGWRSPSISFSNQAYAQEFTPEETTNYAKAGYQVELLRRQVYKEIKTKINQPPPNIACDQEETLTNLNSTIRQIADRYCSQSQQIVQQNNLSINRFNELKTYYDSQGDFYQQVQNILLKLQN; encoded by the coding sequence ATGCTAAATATTGACTTTAGTTTATCTAAATTAAATAAAATATATATTCGTATTGTTAGCAGTAGTTTACTAGCCACTATTAGCCTAATAAGTGGCGTTGCTCCTGAAATATCTGGGAGTTATAAAAACGATAACGGATGGCGATCGCCTTCTATCTCTTTTTCTAATCAGGCTTATGCTCAAGAGTTTACCCCTGAAGAAACAACAAACTATGCCAAAGCAGGATATCAGGTGGAGTTACTTAGAAGACAAGTCTACAAAGAAATTAAAACTAAAATTAACCAGCCACCGCCAAACATAGCTTGTGACCAAGAAGAAACCTTGACAAATTTGAATTCGACTATACGCCAAATTGCCGATCGCTATTGCAGTCAATCTCAGCAAATTGTGCAACAGAACAATCTCAGCATTAATCGTTTTAATGAGTTAAAAACTTATTACGATAGTCAAGGAGATTTTTATCAACAGGTGCAAAACATTTTGCTGAAGCTGCAAAACTAA
- a CDS encoding PhoH family protein: MKKIFVVDTNVILHDPTAILRFEDNEVVLPIAVIEELDRFKKQPEMTGRNAREVSRTLDDLRQQGHLTTGVKLSNGGTLRVALSDRHTLKELPPELDGGVADNSILAVGMQCKQRCQCPVIVVSKDTNLRIKADALGLNAEDYETDKVDVDELYTGSTEVLVNSEQIGEFFQAGSITLKGEFLPNQDITLVDNTNPSHTALGMVEGKSNKIIHLAALPKLGVSRIQPRNREQRFALNLLLQDSIKLVTLVGRAGTGKTLLAIAAGLQKVADEKLYTRLLISRPVVPMGKDIGFLPGDINEKLTPWMQPLYDNFDLIFGTQETAVKAGHWRRGHEELIEMGILQIEPLTYIRGRTIPQQFLIIDEAQNLTPHEVKTIITRAGEGTKVVLTGDPDQIDNPYVDAASNGLTYVVERFKYEPLAGHITLTKGERSSLAERATALL, from the coding sequence ATGAAAAAAATTTTTGTTGTAGATACTAATGTCATACTTCACGATCCCACGGCTATTTTACGTTTTGAAGATAACGAAGTAGTATTACCGATCGCCGTTATCGAAGAACTAGATCGCTTTAAAAAACAGCCAGAAATGACTGGTCGTAATGCTAGAGAGGTGTCTCGTACTTTAGATGATTTGCGCCAGCAGGGTCATCTAACTACAGGGGTAAAATTAAGCAACGGGGGGACTTTACGAGTGGCTTTAAGCGATCGCCATACCCTTAAAGAATTACCCCCTGAATTGGATGGTGGTGTTGCAGATAATTCGATTCTGGCAGTGGGGATGCAGTGTAAACAGCGTTGTCAGTGTCCTGTGATAGTAGTTAGCAAAGATACAAATCTGCGGATTAAAGCCGATGCTCTAGGGCTAAATGCGGAAGACTATGAAACCGACAAAGTAGATGTAGATGAGCTTTATACTGGTAGTACTGAAGTACTAGTAAATTCAGAACAAATTGGTGAATTTTTTCAAGCTGGCTCAATTACTTTGAAAGGAGAATTTTTGCCCAATCAAGACATTACGCTAGTAGATAATACCAATCCTTCCCACACAGCATTAGGAATGGTAGAAGGCAAAAGTAATAAGATTATTCATCTAGCTGCTTTACCTAAGTTAGGGGTATCGCGGATTCAACCCCGCAACCGAGAACAAAGATTTGCCCTAAATTTACTCTTACAGGATTCGATTAAACTAGTTACTCTAGTAGGCAGGGCAGGAACGGGAAAAACTTTATTGGCGATCGCAGCAGGTCTACAAAAGGTCGCCGACGAAAAACTCTATACCCGTTTGCTGATCTCGCGTCCAGTCGTACCCATGGGAAAAGATATTGGCTTTCTGCCTGGAGACATCAACGAAAAGCTTACTCCCTGGATGCAGCCTCTTTACGATAATTTTGACCTCATATTTGGTACACAAGAAACTGCTGTCAAGGCTGGACACTGGCGCAGAGGACACGAAGAATTAATTGAAATGGGCATATTGCAGATTGAACCTTTAACCTATATTCGTGGACGCACTATTCCCCAGCAGTTTTTAATCATTGACGAAGCTCAAAACCTGACTCCTCATGAGGTGAAAACTATTATTACTCGTGCAGGAGAAGGAACTAAGGTAGTCCTGACTGGCGACCCCGATCAGATAGATAATCCCTATGTTGATGCTGCTAGTAATGGGCTAACCTATGTTGTCGAAAGATTTAAATATGAACCTCTAGCTGGTCACATTACTTTAACCAAAGGAGAGCGATCGAGTTTGGCAGAGAGAGCAACCGCTCTACTCTAA
- a CDS encoding right-handed parallel beta-helix repeat-containing protein, with the protein MNLKTSLFSVFCIFIGLTTSACGSVYVVAPDGSDDNPGTLKSPFKTVQKCADAAQPGTTCLLREGIYRETVKPKISGTSTEPITFQAYKNESATISGTNPVENWNRHHDSIFRTNVTLPVDGYSDTGFLANQVFVNGKMMPEARWPNNKYLDPMLPTLAECCLQSEVGTDAIIENSEIPNLGEEWKGATVWTNEWYVTRTGTVTGGTPGKLTAKMTAPWERGGYYFYLIGRLGLLDTENEWFYHGADQTLYLWAPGGLSPKEVEVKQRNFAFDLSDQSYITLKNLELFANTITTSDKSQGIVIDGIKAKYVSHHITLPPLPESEQAPGSDSALIVASHAHDTGIQLRGRGHTLKNSIVEWSSGNGVLLEGTNHTVTNNVIANSNYMVSQAAPVRINGNDHKITHNTIKRTSAAGIQVDWHTSGFEVNNVEIAYNDISHFGLRSTDLGAIGVCCRVNLEGGSIHHNWIRDTKAFSNAWGTRGIYLDLESFNSIIHHNVVWNLIWGKDNFNYVAGSPRGYNRVFNNTFLGSVQMDSSIEAINNIFADSENVSAGKQSNNLFMNTDPLFARPPTEESKSIPDFSLKPDSPAVDAGIVIPGITDDFAGDAPDIGAYERGKPVWKSGSDIEYTIEGEGRYR; encoded by the coding sequence ATGAATCTTAAAACCAGCCTTTTTTCTGTCTTCTGTATTTTTATTGGTTTAACTACTTCCGCTTGTGGAAGTGTTTACGTTGTCGCTCCAGATGGCTCAGACGATAATCCTGGAACTTTAAAAAGTCCTTTTAAAACAGTTCAAAAATGTGCCGATGCAGCTCAACCAGGCACAACCTGCTTGCTAAGAGAGGGGATTTATCGCGAAACTGTAAAACCTAAAATTTCAGGAACATCCACAGAACCCATAACCTTCCAAGCATACAAAAATGAGTCTGCAACAATTTCAGGAACAAATCCCGTCGAAAATTGGAATCGCCACCATGACTCAATTTTTCGCACCAATGTAACTTTACCAGTTGATGGTTATAGCGATACGGGTTTTTTAGCCAATCAAGTTTTTGTTAATGGCAAAATGATGCCCGAAGCTCGGTGGCCCAACAACAAGTATTTGGATCCAATGTTGCCTACACTTGCTGAATGTTGTCTTCAAAGTGAAGTTGGCACTGATGCCATCATCGAAAACAGTGAAATTCCCAATTTGGGTGAAGAATGGAAGGGTGCAACCGTCTGGACTAATGAGTGGTATGTTACTCGAACAGGAACTGTTACTGGTGGTACTCCAGGAAAACTAACTGCAAAAATGACTGCTCCCTGGGAACGAGGGGGTTATTATTTTTATTTAATTGGACGTTTGGGATTACTCGATACTGAAAACGAATGGTTTTATCATGGTGCAGATCAAACTCTTTATCTTTGGGCACCAGGAGGACTTAGCCCTAAAGAAGTGGAAGTTAAACAACGCAACTTTGCCTTCGATTTAAGCGATCAATCTTATATAACCTTAAAGAATTTGGAATTATTCGCCAATACTATTACTACCAGCGATAAAAGTCAGGGTATAGTTATTGACGGAATAAAAGCTAAATATGTATCTCATCATATAACCCTGCCACCACTACCCGAGTCAGAACAAGCACCTGGTTCAGATAGTGCATTGATCGTTGCTTCTCATGCCCATGATACTGGTATCCAGTTGCGAGGACGCGGACATACATTGAAAAACTCAATTGTGGAATGGAGTTCTGGCAATGGTGTACTACTAGAGGGAACCAACCATACTGTGACTAACAATGTTATTGCCAACAGTAATTATATGGTTAGTCAAGCTGCCCCTGTACGAATAAATGGAAATGATCATAAAATTACCCATAACACAATTAAAAGGACTAGTGCTGCTGGGATTCAAGTAGATTGGCATACCTCTGGTTTTGAAGTCAATAATGTCGAAATAGCTTACAATGATATTTCTCACTTTGGTTTGCGCAGCACCGATTTAGGAGCGATTGGAGTTTGTTGCCGTGTCAACCTTGAAGGAGGATCGATTCACCATAATTGGATTCGAGATACTAAAGCCTTTAGTAACGCTTGGGGTACTCGTGGTATTTATTTAGATTTAGAAAGTTTTAATAGTATAATTCACCATAATGTAGTCTGGAATTTAATCTGGGGTAAAGATAACTTTAATTATGTAGCTGGTAGCCCCAGGGGTTATAATCGCGTTTTTAATAATACATTTTTAGGTTCAGTACAGATGGACAGTTCTATTGAAGCTATTAACAATATTTTTGCAGATTCTGAAAATGTGTCTGCTGGTAAGCAATCCAATAACCTGTTTATGAATACCGACCCCTTGTTCGCTCGACCGCCTACAGAAGAGTCAAAATCGATTCCAGACTTCAGCTTAAAGCCAGATTCTCCAGCAGTTGATGCAGGAATTGTCATTCCTGGCATTACAGATGATTTTGCTGGTGATGCTCCTGATATAGGTGCTTATGAAAGAGGTAAACCAGTCTGGAAATCAGGTTCGGATATAGAGTATACCATTGAAGGTGAAGGCAGGTATCGATAA
- a CDS encoding glycosyltransferase family 47 protein translates to MTINTMQTFANRYFVCLSHAPLDPISWDDFGEAHFAVDQIYFGKVFETMERQLTVKRMTFYLTWNTEQLPSYGDNVIAIVLGDEFCRFPSYSHRVRAVFKTYSMSPIIGCNLLFKPSYLNIMTFTQFLRMLIIRTPGFLKYYFYKLKGVKVAPIYEIPMGYYNQENLPIKPIEKRRYDLFFAGSLVLDSYSFWSRRKWFRNSKDIARKEMLSSIENLQKRYPQLKIAVGTSHHFGLEAKTSKDNRSYSEKLMDSKICLAPRGSSFETFRFFEGLRYGCIIVVEALPDCSYYKNSPAISLLSWSELESKIKQLIQDLELIKSKHEASLQWWQEKCSEATVGSYMAKRINAQD, encoded by the coding sequence ATGACTATAAATACGATGCAGACTTTTGCTAATCGATATTTCGTTTGTTTATCGCATGCTCCACTAGATCCAATTTCTTGGGATGATTTTGGTGAAGCCCATTTTGCAGTCGATCAGATCTATTTTGGTAAAGTCTTTGAGACAATGGAACGGCAGCTAACTGTTAAAAGAATGACTTTTTACCTGACCTGGAACACCGAACAATTACCGTCTTATGGAGATAATGTGATTGCAATCGTTTTGGGAGATGAGTTTTGTCGCTTTCCATCTTATAGCCATCGAGTACGAGCCGTATTCAAAACCTATAGTATGTCTCCAATAATAGGCTGTAATCTTCTCTTCAAACCTTCTTATCTCAACATCATGACGTTTACGCAGTTCCTGAGGATGTTGATTATTCGTACTCCAGGCTTTTTAAAATATTACTTTTACAAACTCAAAGGTGTAAAGGTAGCACCAATTTACGAAATCCCTATGGGGTATTACAACCAAGAGAATTTACCGATCAAACCTATCGAAAAGCGTCGTTACGATCTTTTTTTTGCAGGAAGTTTGGTTTTAGATTCTTATTCTTTTTGGTCGCGACGAAAATGGTTCAGAAATTCAAAAGATATTGCACGAAAAGAAATGTTATCTTCTATTGAAAACCTGCAAAAAAGATACCCTCAACTTAAGATTGCCGTAGGAACATCTCATCATTTTGGATTGGAAGCAAAAACTAGCAAAGATAATAGAAGCTATTCTGAGAAGTTAATGGATTCCAAAATATGCCTTGCACCTCGTGGCAGCTCATTTGAAACTTTTCGTTTTTTTGAAGGTTTACGATATGGTTGTATTATAGTTGTTGAAGCCTTACCTGATTGTTCTTATTATAAGAATTCTCCTGCAATCAGCTTATTAAGTTGGAGTGAATTGGAATCAAAAATTAAACAACTAATTCAAGACTTGGAGCTAATAAAATCAAAGCATGAAGCATCATTACAATGGTGGCAAGAAAAGTGTTCCGAAGCAACTGTGGGAAGTTATATGGCAAAGCGGATTAATGCCCAAGATTGA